From a region of the Halomicrobium mukohataei DSM 12286 genome:
- a CDS encoding MBL fold metallo-hydrolase, whose protein sequence is MNAEDFPTPDADVASVAPETLKDRIDDGESVTLLDARMSTEYEKWHVDGENVTSINVPYFEFLDDEIDESVLDRIPDDREVTVLCAKGGASEYVAGTLVEQGYDVDHLEDGMNGWASIYEAVEVQRYDGAGTLLQYQRPSTGCLGYLLYDDGEAAVIDPLRAFTDRYLADAAELRSASPASQARQDEDFGVDLQYALDTHVHADHISGVRALDDEGVEGVIPEAAVDRGVTYAADGSSASPASQARQDADALTTAADGDTFQVGDATIEAVHTPGHTTGMTSYLIDDSLLATGDGLFIESVARPDLEEGDDGAPDAARTLYESLQERVLTLPDDTLIGGAHFSDAAEPADDGTYTAPIGELVAEMDALTMDEEAFVDLILSDMPPRPANYEEIIATNLGQNAVDDEKAFTLELGPNNCAASQGSLADD, encoded by the coding sequence ATGAACGCCGAAGACTTCCCGACTCCCGACGCCGACGTTGCGAGCGTCGCGCCGGAGACGCTGAAGGATCGAATCGACGACGGAGAGAGCGTGACGCTGCTCGACGCGCGGATGAGCACGGAGTACGAGAAGTGGCACGTCGACGGCGAGAACGTCACGTCGATCAACGTCCCCTACTTCGAGTTCCTCGACGACGAGATCGACGAGAGCGTGCTCGACCGGATCCCCGACGACCGCGAAGTGACAGTCCTCTGTGCGAAGGGCGGTGCCAGCGAGTACGTCGCGGGCACGCTCGTCGAGCAGGGCTACGACGTGGACCACCTCGAAGACGGGATGAACGGCTGGGCGAGCATCTACGAGGCCGTCGAGGTCCAGCGCTACGACGGGGCGGGAACGCTACTCCAGTACCAGCGACCCTCCACGGGCTGTCTGGGCTATCTGCTCTACGACGACGGGGAGGCGGCGGTCATCGACCCGCTGCGGGCGTTCACCGACCGCTATCTCGCGGACGCCGCAGAACTCCGTTCCGCGAGCCCTGCCTCGCAGGCTCGGCAGGACGAGGACTTCGGCGTCGACCTGCAGTACGCGCTGGACACCCACGTCCACGCCGACCACATCTCGGGCGTGCGCGCCCTCGACGACGAGGGTGTCGAGGGCGTCATTCCCGAGGCGGCCGTCGACCGCGGCGTCACGTACGCCGCGGACGGAAGTTCCGCGAGCCCTGCCTCGCAGGCTCGGCAGGACGCAGACGCCCTCACCACGGCCGCGGACGGCGACACCTTCCAGGTCGGCGACGCCACCATCGAGGCCGTCCACACGCCCGGCCACACGACCGGGATGACCTCGTATCTGATCGACGACAGCCTGCTCGCGACCGGCGACGGACTGTTCATCGAGAGCGTCGCCCGCCCCGACCTCGAAGAGGGCGACGACGGCGCGCCCGACGCCGCGCGCACGCTCTACGAGTCGCTACAGGAGCGCGTGCTGACGCTGCCCGACGACACGCTGATCGGCGGAGCCCACTTCAGCGACGCCGCCGAACCCGCCGACGACGGCACCTACACCGCCCCAATCGGCGAGCTCGTCGCGGAGATGGACGCGCTCACGATGGACGAAGAGGCGTTCGTCGACCTGATCCTCTCGGACATGCCGCCGCGGCCGGCCAACTACGAGGAGATCATCGCGACGAACCTCGGCCAGAACGCCGTCGACGACGAGAAGGCGTTCACGCTCGAACTCGGCCCGAACAACTGCGCCGCGAGCCAGGGCTCGCTGGCGGATGACTGA
- a CDS encoding inorganic phosphate transporter, with translation MDPALIALFVGAAVASLFMAWVIGAGSSGATPFAPAVGANAIGTMRAAFLVGIFGFAGAVTQGGSVSKAVGSGLVGGISLPVGGVILVLVLGAGLMAVGIATGYPIATAFTVTGAVVGVGLALGGTPVWPKYQQIAAVWVLTPVVGGGIAFVIASLLPRPDVPERFSIPLLAGLVGAVLVNVDFSFLGEGTASGTVRGLGQRVLAVDGLASGLVVTGVVALAVAAVVRWDVRRDERGGLRRVLLALGSLVAFSAGGSQVGLAVGPLLPLLDEIGMVSTMTVLVGGGLGMLAGSWTGAPRMIKSLARDYSSLGPRRSISALVPSFLIAQLAVLLGVPVSFNEIVVSAIIGSGAAVGGRDAVDARKILVTVGAWAGSFGLSFVLAYVAASLLL, from the coding sequence ATGGACCCCGCACTCATCGCTCTCTTCGTCGGTGCAGCAGTCGCCAGCCTGTTCATGGCGTGGGTCATCGGCGCTGGATCGAGCGGCGCGACTCCCTTCGCACCAGCCGTCGGCGCGAACGCCATCGGGACGATGCGGGCCGCCTTTCTGGTCGGCATCTTCGGATTCGCAGGGGCGGTCACACAGGGCGGGAGCGTCTCGAAGGCGGTCGGGAGCGGTCTCGTGGGCGGCATCAGTCTGCCCGTCGGCGGGGTCATCCTCGTGCTCGTGCTGGGAGCGGGGCTGATGGCGGTCGGGATCGCGACGGGCTATCCGATCGCGACCGCGTTCACCGTGACGGGTGCCGTCGTCGGCGTCGGCCTCGCACTGGGCGGGACGCCGGTCTGGCCGAAGTACCAGCAGATCGCCGCCGTCTGGGTGTTGACGCCCGTCGTCGGCGGCGGCATCGCGTTCGTCATCGCCAGCCTCCTGCCCCGTCCCGACGTCCCCGAACGGTTCAGCATCCCCCTCCTTGCCGGCCTCGTCGGGGCCGTCCTCGTGAACGTCGACTTCAGCTTCCTCGGCGAGGGGACCGCGTCGGGGACCGTCCGCGGGCTCGGGCAACGCGTATTGGCAGTGGACGGTCTCGCGTCGGGGCTCGTCGTGACCGGCGTCGTCGCGCTGGCCGTCGCCGCCGTCGTCCGATGGGACGTTCGCCGTGACGAACGCGGCGGCCTGCGGCGCGTCCTGCTCGCGCTCGGCTCGCTCGTCGCCTTCTCCGCGGGCGGGAGTCAGGTCGGCCTCGCCGTCGGGCCGTTGCTGCCCCTGCTCGACGAGATCGGGATGGTGTCGACGATGACCGTGCTCGTCGGCGGCGGGCTGGGAATGCTCGCCGGGTCGTGGACGGGCGCGCCCCGGATGATCAAGTCGCTGGCACGGGACTACTCCTCGCTGGGACCGCGGCGCTCCATTTCGGCACTCGTGCCGTCGTTCCTGATCGCACAACTGGCCGTGCTGCTGGGCGTTCCGGTGTCGTTCAACGAGATCGTCGTCAGTGCCATCATCGGGAGCGGTGCCGCAGTCGGCGGACGCGACGCGGTGGACGCACGGAAGATACTCGTGACCGTGGGAGCGTGGGCAGGGTCGTTCGGCCTGTCGTTCGTGCTCGCGTACGTCGCCGCGTCCCTGCTACTGTAG
- the proC gene encoding pyrroline-5-carboxylate reductase → MTHVSVIGCGNMGGAFVKGLAQTGAYEVTAIDLDPEALASVADDADETTDDIDAAREAEIVVLAVKPKAVSAVLADLDLRPDQSLLTIAAGVPRSFVAGETDATVVRIMPNLAAETGDMAAAATRDGIDDNVRELLDAVGEFVEIDEELMDVSTAVNGSGPAFAFYLIDAMKEAGIDGGLDPEQAETLAAQTFKGAAETVLRDDRSVSELIDAVCSPNGTTIEGMEVLWDSDADAAVIEAVEAAEQRSRELAEEFDDE, encoded by the coding sequence ATGACACACGTGAGCGTTATCGGCTGTGGCAACATGGGTGGGGCCTTCGTGAAGGGGCTCGCCCAGACCGGAGCCTACGAAGTGACAGCGATCGACCTCGATCCCGAAGCGCTGGCGTCAGTCGCCGACGACGCCGACGAGACGACCGACGACATCGACGCGGCCCGGGAGGCAGAGATCGTCGTGTTGGCAGTCAAACCGAAGGCGGTCTCGGCAGTCCTCGCTGATCTCGATCTCCGACCAGACCAGTCGCTTCTCACCATCGCGGCGGGCGTCCCGCGGTCGTTCGTCGCCGGGGAGACCGACGCGACCGTCGTCCGGATCATGCCGAATCTGGCGGCCGAGACCGGCGACATGGCCGCCGCGGCCACCCGCGACGGGATCGACGACAACGTGCGGGAACTGCTGGACGCGGTCGGCGAGTTCGTCGAGATCGACGAGGAGCTGATGGACGTGTCGACGGCGGTCAACGGCAGCGGCCCGGCCTTCGCCTTCTACCTCATCGACGCGATGAAGGAGGCCGGCATCGACGGCGGTCTCGACCCCGAGCAGGCCGAGACGCTGGCGGCCCAGACGTTCAAGGGCGCGGCCGAGACGGTCCTCCGGGACGACCGAAGCGTCTCCGAGCTCATCGACGCCGTCTGCTCGCCCAACGGGACCACCATCGAGGGCATGGAGGTCCTGTGGGACAGCGACGCCGACGCGGCGGTTATCGAGGCCGTCGAAGCCGCCGAGCAGCGGTCCCGAGAACTCGCCGAGGAGTTCGACGATGAGTGA
- a CDS encoding sulfurtransferase TusA family protein yields the protein MSAEFDIAETLDVKGASCPMPVVKTKSAIDDLSEDAVLEVLATDAGSMSDIDGWASGTEGVELLDQEEGDDVYRHYVRKTE from the coding sequence ATGAGTGCTGAATTCGACATCGCGGAGACGCTCGACGTGAAAGGTGCATCGTGTCCCATGCCAGTGGTGAAAACGAAGTCCGCCATCGACGACCTCTCCGAGGACGCCGTCCTCGAAGTGCTCGCGACCGACGCCGGCAGCATGAGCGACATCGACGGCTGGGCCTCCGGAACCGAGGGCGTCGAGCTGCTCGACCAGGAGGAAGGCGACGACGTGTACAGACACTACGTCCGCAAGACGGAGTGA
- the trxA gene encoding thioredoxin → MTTDIEAEAGAGTPTEPVHVDGQSELDGAVADYEVVLADFYADWCGPCQMLEPVVETLAAETDAAVAKVDVDENQQLATAYGVRGVPTLVLFADGEQVEEIVGVQGEDELRSLVEQYTA, encoded by the coding sequence ATGACAACAGATATCGAAGCCGAAGCCGGAGCAGGTACGCCCACGGAGCCAGTCCACGTCGACGGCCAGTCCGAGCTGGACGGCGCGGTCGCCGACTACGAGGTCGTTCTGGCGGACTTCTACGCCGACTGGTGTGGCCCCTGCCAGATGCTCGAACCGGTCGTCGAGACGCTGGCGGCCGAGACGGACGCCGCCGTGGCGAAAGTCGACGTCGACGAGAACCAGCAGCTCGCGACGGCCTACGGCGTCCGTGGCGTGCCCACGCTCGTCCTCTTTGCCGACGGCGAGCAGGTCGAGGAGATCGTCGGCGTCCAGGGCGAAGACGAGCTGCGGTCGCTCGTCGAACAGTACACGGCGTGA
- a CDS encoding helix-turn-helix domain-containing protein, translated as MPDSMSEQLQRDMECEGLLECFHGLKQLDREVFQALVDTEDALTVDEIADAVDRERSTAYRAVQRLLQAGFIQKEQVNYDQGGYYHVYRPTDPANIADDMQRLLNDWYAKMGQLIQEFETKYEDRDATAPSVEG; from the coding sequence ATGCCAGATTCGATGTCCGAACAGCTTCAGCGGGACATGGAGTGTGAGGGGCTTCTGGAGTGTTTCCACGGACTCAAACAGCTCGATCGAGAGGTCTTTCAGGCGCTCGTCGACACCGAGGACGCGCTCACCGTCGACGAGATCGCAGACGCCGTCGACCGTGAGCGCTCGACCGCATATAGGGCCGTACAGCGGCTCCTCCAGGCCGGATTCATCCAGAAAGAACAGGTCAACTACGACCAGGGAGGGTACTACCACGTCTACAGACCGACCGACCCCGCGAACATCGCGGACGACATGCAGCGGCTCCTCAACGACTGGTACGCGAAGATGGGCCAGCTCATTCAGGAGTTCGAGACGAAGTACGAAGACCGCGACGCGACAGCGCCGTCGGTCGAGGGCTGA
- a CDS encoding YeeE/YedE family protein yields MSDDRHPLFEPLIFVGGLIFGFGLGFSQMARPEVVLNFLQFEDFGLLFVMFGAAVVSGIAFAVMPRIRNVAPLTGDRYERRLKPFDRNVLVGGAIFGVGWGLSGICPGAAYASLGVGNVTILWALAGMFLGAYAQGYWRSQNRARDTATGAD; encoded by the coding sequence GTGAGCGACGACCGACATCCGCTGTTCGAGCCGCTGATCTTCGTCGGCGGCCTGATCTTCGGGTTCGGACTCGGGTTCAGTCAGATGGCGCGTCCGGAAGTGGTGCTGAACTTCCTCCAGTTCGAGGACTTCGGACTGCTGTTCGTCATGTTCGGCGCGGCCGTCGTCTCCGGGATCGCGTTCGCAGTGATGCCCCGGATTCGGAACGTGGCACCCCTGACGGGCGACCGCTACGAGCGTCGGCTGAAGCCGTTCGACCGGAACGTCCTCGTCGGCGGAGCCATCTTCGGCGTCGGCTGGGGACTCTCGGGCATCTGTCCGGGTGCCGCGTACGCGAGCCTCGGCGTCGGCAACGTCACGATCCTCTGGGCGCTGGCCGGGATGTTCCTGGGCGCGTACGCTCAGGGGTACTGGCGGAGTCAGAATCGAGCGCGTGACACCGCCACCGGCGCGGACTAG
- a CDS encoding YeeE/YedE family protein, whose protein sequence is MMTDPLALQVTAELFPNGIGRYAVGGLLVGLGAVVIYVGTGIPAGASTFLESTLSYVSDQSRFQQYVGSRDWRVVFTLGIVLGGLAFAATVQSGLVSTALYQTGTTGQLYEVGGVTLWTTNVQPWRLFVGGVLVGIGTRVGKGCTSGHGVCGVGSASKTSLVGVATFLTVAIGTAQVVAALGVSP, encoded by the coding sequence ATGATGACTGATCCACTCGCGCTTCAGGTGACCGCCGAGCTGTTTCCAAACGGGATCGGCCGCTACGCCGTCGGTGGACTGCTCGTCGGCCTCGGCGCGGTCGTGATCTACGTCGGGACCGGCATTCCGGCCGGGGCGAGTACGTTCTTGGAGTCGACGCTGTCGTACGTCTCCGACCAGTCGCGGTTCCAGCAGTACGTGGGCTCGCGGGACTGGCGCGTGGTGTTCACGCTCGGGATCGTCCTAGGCGGACTGGCGTTCGCCGCGACCGTCCAGTCCGGTCTGGTGTCGACGGCGCTCTACCAGACGGGGACGACCGGGCAGCTGTACGAAGTCGGCGGCGTGACGCTCTGGACGACGAACGTCCAGCCGTGGCGGCTGTTCGTCGGCGGCGTCCTCGTCGGCATCGGCACCCGCGTCGGCAAGGGATGTACCTCGGGCCACGGCGTCTGTGGCGTCGGGTCGGCGTCGAAGACCTCGCTCGTCGGCGTCGCCACCTTCCTGACGGTGGCGATCGGGACGGCACAGGTCGTCGCCGCGCTGGGGGTGAGCCCGTGA